The Stappia sp. genome window below encodes:
- a CDS encoding adenylate kinase, which produces MRLIFLGPPGAGKGTQAARLVQKHGIPQLSTGDMLRAAVAAGTPVGLKAKAVMDAGGLVSDDIVIGIVADRIEEDDAKTGFILDGFPRTVAQAEALDAMLADKGLKLDVVLELDVDQSKLVDRIVKRAEEAKANGQPVRKDDDPEVFKQRLEAYNRDTAVVAPFYRERGQLKVVDGMKSIDEVSADIDSALDAIEVAG; this is translated from the coding sequence ATGAGGTTGATTTTTCTCGGTCCGCCGGGGGCCGGCAAGGGGACGCAGGCCGCGCGCCTCGTCCAGAAGCACGGCATCCCGCAGCTTTCGACCGGCGACATGCTGCGCGCCGCGGTTGCGGCCGGAACGCCGGTCGGGCTGAAGGCGAAGGCGGTGATGGATGCCGGCGGGCTCGTGTCCGACGACATCGTCATCGGGATCGTGGCCGACCGGATCGAGGAAGACGACGCGAAGACGGGCTTCATTCTCGACGGCTTTCCGCGCACCGTCGCGCAGGCCGAGGCGCTCGACGCGATGCTGGCCGACAAGGGGCTGAAGCTCGACGTCGTGCTCGAGCTCGACGTCGACCAGTCGAAGCTGGTCGACCGCATCGTGAAACGGGCGGAAGAGGCCAAGGCCAACGGCCAGCCGGTGCGCAAGGACGACGACCCGGAGGTCTTCAAGCAGCGGCTCGAGGCCTACAACCGCGATACTGCGGTCGTGGCGCCGTTTTACCGCGAGCGCGGTCAGTTGAAGGTGGTCGACGGCATGAAATCCATCGACGAGGTCTCGGCCGACATCGATTCCGCTCTTGACGCCATCGAGGTTGCGGGCTAA
- the rplE gene encoding 50S ribosomal protein L5, with amino-acid sequence MAEAKTLPRLKTQYLEQIRPQLQEKFNYKNPMQIPALEKIVLNMGVGEAVADSKKAKIAAEDLAQIAGQRPVITKARKSIATFKVREGMPLGAKVTLRGERMYEFLDRLITIALPRVRDFRGLNAKSFDGRGNYAMGIKEHIVFPEINYDKVDQIWGLDVIVCTTADNDDEARELLRAFNFPFRK; translated from the coding sequence ATGGCTGAAGCAAAGACCCTGCCGCGGCTGAAGACGCAGTATCTCGAGCAGATCCGTCCGCAGCTGCAGGAAAAGTTCAATTACAAGAACCCGATGCAGATCCCTGCGCTCGAGAAGATCGTTCTCAACATGGGCGTGGGCGAGGCGGTCGCCGACAGCAAGAAGGCGAAGATCGCCGCCGAGGACCTGGCCCAGATCGCCGGCCAGCGGCCGGTGATCACCAAGGCGCGCAAGTCGATCGCCACCTTCAAGGTGCGCGAGGGCATGCCGCTCGGTGCGAAGGTGACGCTGCGCGGCGAGCGCATGTATGAGTTTCTGGACCGGCTGATCACGATCGCGCTGCCGCGCGTTCGCGACTTCCGCGGACTGAACGCCAAGAGCTTCGACGGTCGCGGCAATTACGCGATGGGCATCAAGGAGCACATCGTGTTCCCGGAGATCAATTACGACAAGGTCGACCAGATTTGGGGCCTTGACGTGATCGTGTGCACGACCGCGGACAACGATGACGAGGCGCGCGAGCTTCTGCGCGCGTTCAACTTCCCGTTCCGCAAGTAA
- the rpsC gene encoding 30S ribosomal protein S3 has protein sequence MGQKINPIGLRLGINRTWDSRWYADKGEYGQLLHEDFRIREYILKALKQAAVSKVVVERPHRKCRVSIHSGRPGVVIGKKGADIEKLRKALAKITNSDVHINIVEVRKPEVDAQLVADSIAQQLERRVAFRRAMKRSVQSAMRMGAQGIRINCGGRLGGAEIARTEWYREGRVPLHTLRADIDYGVATAHTAYGTCGVKVWIFKGEILEHDPMASERRAVEGDGSNQGGGRRERGRAA, from the coding sequence ATGGGACAGAAAATCAATCCGATCGGCCTGCGGCTTGGCATCAATCGCACCTGGGATTCGCGCTGGTACGCGGACAAGGGTGAGTACGGCCAGCTGCTGCACGAGGATTTCCGCATCCGCGAGTACATCCTCAAGGCCCTGAAGCAGGCGGCCGTGTCCAAGGTCGTCGTCGAGCGTCCGCACCGCAAGTGCCGCGTCTCCATCCACTCGGGTCGTCCGGGCGTGGTGATCGGTAAGAAGGGCGCGGACATCGAGAAGCTGCGCAAGGCGCTGGCGAAGATCACGAACTCCGACGTGCACATCAACATCGTCGAGGTTCGCAAGCCGGAAGTCGACGCCCAGCTCGTCGCCGACAGCATCGCCCAGCAGCTGGAGCGCCGCGTCGCGTTCCGCCGCGCCATGAAGCGCTCGGTCCAGTCGGCCATGCGCATGGGCGCCCAGGGCATCCGGATCAACTGCGGCGGCCGTCTCGGCGGTGCCGAGATCGCCCGTACCGAGTGGTATCGCGAAGGCCGTGTGCCGCTGCACACGCTGCGCGCCGATATCGACTACGGCGTCGCCACGGCGCATACCGCCTATGGCACCTGCGGCGTGAAGGTCTGGATCTTCAAGGGTGAGATCCTCGAGCACGACCCGATGGCGTCTGAGCGCCGGGCCGTGGAGGGCGACGGTTCGAACCAGGGCGGCGGTCGCCGCGAGCGGGGCCGCGCCGCCTGA
- the rpsE gene encoding 30S ribosomal protein S5: protein MARQDTRDRGGERDSEFVDKLVHINRVAKVVKGGRRFGFAALVVVGDQKGRVGFGHGKAREVPEAIRKATEAAKRSMIRVPLREGRTLHHDVNGRHGAGKVLLRAAPAGTGIIAGGPMRAVFETLGVQDVVAKSLGSANPYNMVRATFEALKQEDSPRSVAARRGLKVSQIQARRRDIDDSVQAAEA from the coding sequence ATGGCGAGACAGGATACACGGGACCGCGGAGGCGAGCGCGACAGCGAGTTTGTCGACAAGCTCGTGCACATCAACCGCGTCGCCAAGGTCGTGAAGGGCGGCCGTCGGTTCGGCTTTGCCGCGCTGGTGGTGGTCGGCGACCAGAAGGGCCGCGTGGGCTTCGGTCACGGCAAGGCGCGTGAGGTGCCGGAGGCGATCCGCAAGGCGACGGAAGCGGCCAAGCGGTCGATGATCCGGGTGCCGCTGCGCGAGGGCCGGACGCTGCATCACGACGTCAACGGCCGTCATGGCGCGGGCAAGGTTCTGCTGCGGGCTGCTCCGGCCGGTACCGGCATCATCGCCGGCGGTCCGATGCGTGCGGTGTTCGAGACGCTCGGCGTCCAGGACGTCGTGGCCAAGTCGCTCGGCTCGGCGAACCCCTACAACATGGTGCGGGCGACCTTCGAGGCGTTGAAGCAGGAAGACAGCCCGCGTTCGGTCGCGGCGCGTCGCGGCCTCAAGGTGTCGCAGATCCAGGCCCGGCGCCGGGACATCGACGACAGCGTCCAGGCCGCCGAGGCTTGA
- the rplN gene encoding 50S ribosomal protein L14 — protein sequence MIQMQTNLDVADNSGARRVMCIKVLGGSKRKYASVGDIIVVSVKEASPRGRVKKGDVMKAVVVRTAKDIRRPDGSVIRFDRNAAVLVNNNKEPVGTRIFGPVPRELRAKNHMKVISLAPEVL from the coding sequence ATGATTCAGATGCAAACAAACCTCGACGTGGCGGATAATTCCGGCGCCCGTCGTGTCATGTGCATCAAGGTGCTCGGCGGCTCGAAGCGGAAGTATGCCAGCGTCGGCGACATCATCGTCGTCAGCGTCAAGGAGGCCAGTCCGCGCGGCCGTGTGAAAAAGGGCGACGTGATGAAAGCGGTCGTCGTGCGTACGGCGAAGGATATCCGCCGGCCCGACGGCTCGGTGATCCGGTTCGACCGCAATGCGGCCGTTCTGGTCAACAACAACAAGGAACCGGTGGGAACCCGTATTTTCGGCCCGGTTCCGCGTGAGCTGCGTGCGAAGAACCACATGAAGGTGATTTCGCTCGCTCCGGAGGTGCTGTAA
- the rpsN gene encoding 30S ribosomal protein S14, with amino-acid sequence MAKKSAIEKNKRRERLVKKYAAKREALKAAANDESLSLEERFAARLKLAELPRNSAAVRLRNRCEVTGRPRGYYRKLKMSRVALRELGSKGLVPGLVKSSW; translated from the coding sequence ATGGCGAAGAAGAGCGCGATCGAAAAGAACAAGCGGCGCGAGCGGCTCGTTAAGAAGTATGCGGCCAAGCGCGAGGCGCTGAAGGCGGCGGCCAACGACGAGAGCCTCTCCCTGGAGGAGCGGTTCGCGGCGCGGCTGAAGCTTGCGGAGCTCCCGCGCAACTCCGCCGCGGTGCGTCTGCGCAACCGCTGCGAGGTCACGGGGCGTCCGCGCGGGTATTACCGCAAGCTGAAGATGTCGCGTGTCGCGTTGCGTGAACTTGGCTCGAAGGGCTTGGTCCCGGGCCTGGTCAAGTCGAGCTGGTAA
- the rplX gene encoding 50S ribosomal protein L24, with amino-acid sequence MAAKIKKGDTVVVLTGRDKGKTGEVVELLPKDNRAVVRGVNVVRRHQRQTAQAEGGIVSKELPIHLSNLAVADPKDGKPTRVGFQVKDDGTKVRVAKRSGDLIDG; translated from the coding sequence ATGGCCGCCAAGATCAAGAAGGGCGACACGGTGGTCGTGCTGACCGGCCGTGACAAGGGCAAGACCGGCGAAGTGGTCGAGCTGCTGCCGAAGGACAATCGCGCGGTGGTGCGCGGCGTGAACGTGGTGCGGCGCCATCAGCGCCAGACCGCGCAGGCCGAGGGCGGCATCGTGTCCAAGGAGCTGCCGATCCACCTGTCCAATCTGGCAGTCGCCGATCCGAAGGACGGAAAGCCGACGCGTGTCGGTTTCCAGGTGAAGGACGACGGCACCAAGGTGCGCGTGGCCAAGCGCTCGGGGGATCTGATCGATGGCTGA
- the rpsK gene encoding 30S ribosomal protein S11, which produces MAKDTTRVRRRERKNISSGVAHVNSTFNNTMITITDAQGNAISWSSAGAMGFKGSRKSTPYAAQVAAEDAGKKAAEHGMRTLEVEVRGPGSGRESALRALQAAGFVVTSIRDVTPIPHNGCRPRKRRRV; this is translated from the coding sequence ATGGCAAAAGACACCACGCGCGTGCGTCGCCGCGAACGGAAGAACATTTCTTCCGGCGTTGCGCATGTGAATTCGACCTTCAACAACACGATGATCACGATCACGGATGCCCAAGGCAACGCGATCTCCTGGTCGTCCGCCGGCGCGATGGGCTTCAAGGGCTCGCGCAAGTCGACGCCCTACGCCGCCCAGGTCGCGGCCGAGGACGCCGGCAAGAAGGCGGCCGAGCACGGCATGCGCACCCTCGAGGTCGAGGTTCGCGGCCCCGGTTCGGGTCGTGAGTCCGCCCTGCGCGCGCTCCAGGCCGCCGGCTTCGTGGTGACCTCGATCCGCGACGTGACGCCGATCCCGCACAACGGGTGTCGTCCGCGCAAGCGCCGCCGCGTCTGA
- the rpsQ gene encoding 30S ribosomal protein S17 codes for MPKRVLQGVVVSDANEKTVTVRVERRFTHPLFKKTVRRTKKYRAHDEANACKVGDTVLIQECAPISKNKTWTVVEGSTAD; via the coding sequence ATGCCGAAACGCGTGCTGCAGGGCGTCGTGGTGAGCGATGCCAACGAAAAGACGGTGACGGTCCGCGTTGAGCGCCGGTTCACCCATCCGCTGTTCAAGAAGACCGTGCGCCGGACCAAGAAGTACCGGGCGCACGACGAGGCCAACGCGTGCAAGGTGGGCGACACCGTCCTCATCCAGGAATGCGCGCCGATCTCGAAGAACAAAACCTGGACCGTCGTCGAAGGTTCGACGGCGGACTGA
- the rplR gene encoding 50S ribosomal protein L18 → MAKTQSGFERRRDRVRRSIKKVLNGRPRLSVYRSSNQIYAQVIDDAKGHTLAAASTVEKDLRGTLKSGGNAEAAAIVGKAIAERAKAAGVTKVVFDRGGYMYHGRVKALAEAAREGGLEF, encoded by the coding sequence ATGGCGAAGACCCAATCCGGCTTCGAACGCCGTCGCGACCGCGTCCGTCGTTCGATCAAGAAGGTGCTCAACGGGCGTCCCCGCCTGTCGGTGTACCGTTCTTCCAACCAGATCTATGCCCAGGTCATCGACGATGCGAAGGGTCACACGCTGGCCGCCGCCTCGACGGTCGAGAAGGACCTGCGCGGCACGCTGAAGAGCGGCGGCAACGCCGAGGCGGCTGCGATCGTCGGCAAGGCGATCGCCGAGCGCGCGAAGGCGGCCGGCGTCACCAAGGTCGTGTTCGATCGCGGTGGCTACATGTACCACGGGCGCGTCAAGGCTCTGGCCGAGGCAGCGCGCGAGGGCGGTCTGGAATTCTGA
- the rplF gene encoding 50S ribosomal protein L6, with protein MSRIGKKPVPVPSGVTATINGQTVEVKGPKGQMSFVLNSLVLAEMTEDGIKVDPRVDSKPARAMWGMSRTMIENLVTGVSKGFEKKLEITGVGYRAQVQGRNLQLALGLSHDVVHVMPDDITVACPKPTEIVISGMDKQRVGQVAAEIRAYRPPEPYKGKGIRYAGEYIVRKEGKKK; from the coding sequence ATGTCTCGAATTGGCAAGAAGCCAGTCCCCGTGCCGAGCGGGGTAACGGCAACGATCAACGGCCAGACGGTTGAGGTGAAGGGGCCGAAGGGACAGATGTCCTTCGTGCTCAACAGCCTCGTTCTGGCCGAAATGACGGAAGACGGGATCAAGGTGGATCCGCGGGTCGACAGCAAGCCGGCGCGCGCGATGTGGGGCATGTCCCGCACCATGATCGAAAATCTCGTCACCGGCGTGAGCAAGGGCTTCGAGAAGAAGCTGGAGATCACCGGTGTCGGCTATCGCGCGCAGGTGCAGGGCCGCAATCTGCAGCTGGCGCTCGGACTGTCGCACGACGTGGTGCATGTGATGCCGGACGACATCACCGTCGCCTGCCCCAAGCCGACCGAGATCGTGATCTCCGGCATGGACAAGCAGCGCGTCGGGCAGGTGGCGGCCGAGATCCGCGCCTACCGTCCGCCCGAGCCCTACAAGGGCAAGGGCATTCGATACGCGGGCGAATACATCGTTCGCAAGGAAGGCAAGAAGAAGTAA
- the rpsH gene encoding 30S ribosomal protein S8: MAMSDPLGDMLTRIRNAQMRRKNKVSSPASKLREHVLDVLAAEGYIRGYSTVEYDGGKSELEIELKYFDGEPAIRSIERVSKPGRRVYSSVKNIPRVANGLGVSILSTPRGVMADHDAREHNVGGEVLCRIF, encoded by the coding sequence ATGGCGATGTCAGATCCCTTGGGCGACATGCTCACCCGCATCCGCAATGCGCAGATGCGGCGCAAGAACAAGGTTTCCTCTCCCGCGTCCAAGCTGCGCGAGCATGTGCTCGACGTGCTGGCCGCGGAGGGGTATATCCGGGGCTATTCGACGGTGGAATACGACGGCGGCAAGTCGGAGCTCGAGATCGAGCTCAAGTATTTCGACGGCGAGCCGGCGATCCGCTCCATCGAGCGGGTGTCCAAGCCGGGACGGCGGGTGTATTCCTCCGTCAAGAACATCCCGCGGGTCGCCAACGGCCTGGGCGTGTCGATCCTGTCGACGCCGCGTGGCGTCATGGCGGACCACGATGCGCGGGAACACAATGTGGGTGGCGAGGTTCTCTGCCGCATCTTCTGA
- the secY gene encoding preprotein translocase subunit SecY → MASAAEQLAANLNFSAFAKAEELKKRIWFTLGALLVYRFGTYVPLPGINPEAFAQAFGQAQQGIVGLFNMFTGGAVERMAILALGIMPYISASIIIQLLTSVVPTLEQLKKEGEQGRKVINQYTRYGTVVLATFQAYGIAVGLESATNVVTDPGWFFRISAVITLVGGTMFLMWLGEQITSRGIGNGISLIIFAGIVAGLPSAIAATLELGRQGALATPIIIGVILLSIVVIALIVFMERAQRRLLIQYPKRQMGNRMFEGNTSFLPLKLNTAGVIPPIFASSLLLVPATISGLGATGGEDGWLTTITALLGHGQPLYMLLYAVLIVFFCFFYTAIVFNPSDTADNLKKHGGFIPGIRPGERTAQYIDYVLTRVTVVGAIYIVLVCLLPEFLISATGVPFYFGGTSLLIVVSVTMDTVSQIQGHLLAHQYEGLVKKSKLRGKRR, encoded by the coding sequence ATGGCATCTGCTGCCGAACAGCTAGCGGCTAACCTGAATTTTTCAGCCTTCGCCAAAGCCGAGGAATTGAAGAAGCGTATCTGGTTCACACTGGGTGCGCTTCTTGTGTATCGGTTCGGCACCTACGTGCCGCTGCCGGGGATCAACCCCGAAGCCTTCGCCCAGGCCTTTGGCCAGGCGCAGCAGGGGATCGTCGGCCTGTTCAACATGTTCACCGGCGGTGCCGTGGAACGCATGGCGATCCTGGCGCTCGGGATCATGCCCTACATCTCGGCCTCCATCATCATTCAGCTGCTGACCTCCGTCGTGCCGACGCTGGAGCAGCTGAAGAAGGAGGGCGAGCAGGGCCGCAAGGTCATCAACCAGTACACCCGCTACGGCACGGTGGTGCTGGCGACGTTCCAGGCCTACGGGATCGCGGTGGGGCTGGAAAGCGCCACCAATGTGGTGACCGATCCGGGCTGGTTCTTCCGCATCTCGGCGGTGATCACGCTGGTCGGCGGCACGATGTTCCTGATGTGGCTCGGCGAGCAGATCACGTCGCGCGGTATCGGCAACGGTATTTCGCTGATCATCTTCGCGGGCATCGTGGCGGGTCTTCCCTCGGCCATCGCGGCGACGCTGGAACTCGGGCGTCAGGGCGCGCTGGCGACGCCGATCATCATCGGCGTGATCCTGCTGTCGATCGTCGTGATCGCGCTGATCGTGTTCATGGAGCGCGCGCAGCGCCGGCTGCTGATCCAGTATCCGAAGCGGCAGATGGGCAACCGGATGTTCGAGGGCAACACCTCGTTCCTGCCGCTGAAGCTCAACACCGCGGGCGTCATTCCGCCGATCTTCGCCTCCTCGCTGCTCCTGGTGCCGGCGACAATCTCGGGTCTCGGCGCGACGGGCGGAGAGGACGGCTGGCTGACCACGATCACGGCGCTGCTCGGCCACGGGCAACCCCTTTACATGCTGCTCTACGCGGTTCTGATCGTGTTCTTCTGCTTCTTCTACACCGCGATCGTGTTCAATCCGTCGGACACGGCCGACAATCTGAAGAAGCACGGCGGCTTCATCCCCGGCATCCGGCCGGGCGAGCGGACGGCGCAATATATCGACTATGTGCTGACACGCGTGACGGTTGTGGGTGCGATCTACATCGTTCTGGTCTGTCTATTACCCGAATTCCTCATTTCCGCGACCGGCGTTCCGTTCTACTTCGGTGGCACGTCCCTGCTGATCGTCGTCAGCGTGACCATGGATACGGTGTCCCAGATCCAGGGCCATTTGCTCGCGCATCAGTACGAGGGACTTGTGAAGAAGTCGAAACTGAGGGGGAAGCGTCGATGA
- the rpsM gene encoding 30S ribosomal protein S13 produces MARIAGVNIPTNKRVVIALQYIHGIGPKFAQEIIEKVNIAPERRVNELSDAEVLAMRETIDRDYLVEGDLRRETAMNIKRLMDLGCYRGLRHRRGLPVRGQRTHTNARTRKGPAKPIAGKKK; encoded by the coding sequence GTGGCCCGTATCGCAGGTGTAAACATCCCGACGAACAAGCGCGTCGTCATCGCGCTTCAGTACATTCACGGCATCGGCCCGAAGTTCGCGCAGGAAATCATCGAGAAGGTGAATATCGCGCCGGAGCGTCGGGTGAACGAGCTGTCGGACGCCGAGGTTCTGGCGATGCGCGAGACCATCGACCGCGACTATCTGGTCGAGGGCGATCTGCGCCGCGAGACGGCGATGAACATCAAGCGTCTGATGGACCTTGGCTGCTACCGCGGCCTGCGTCATCGTCGCGGTCTGCCCGTGCGCGGTCAGCGCACGCACACGAATGCCCGCACCCGCAAGGGTCCGGCCAAGCCGATCGCCGGCAAGAAGAAGTAG
- the rplP gene encoding 50S ribosomal protein L16: protein MLQPKRTKFRKQHKGRIHGAAKGGTDLNFGAFGLKAVEPERVTARQIEAARRAMTRHMKRAGRVWIRIFPDVPVSSKPTEVRMGKGKGSPDYWACKVKPGRIMFEIDGVPEDTAREAMRLAAAKLPIKCRFVQRIAD from the coding sequence ATGCTGCAACCGAAGCGAACGAAGTTCCGCAAGCAGCACAAGGGCCGGATCCACGGCGCAGCCAAGGGGGGCACCGATCTCAACTTCGGCGCCTTCGGTCTGAAGGCTGTCGAGCCTGAGCGGGTGACCGCGCGCCAGATCGAGGCTGCCCGTCGTGCGATGACCCGTCACATGAAGCGTGCGGGCCGTGTGTGGATCCGGATCTTCCCGGACGTGCCGGTGTCCTCGAAGCCGACCGAAGTGCGTATGGGTAAGGGCAAGGGCTCGCCGGACTATTGGGCGTGCAAGGTCAAGCCCGGGCGGATCATGTTCGAGATCGACGGCGTGCCGGAGGATACGGCGCGTGAGGCGATGCGTCTTGCGGCGGCGAAGCTGCCGATCAAGTGCCGCTTCGTCCAGCGTATCGCGGACTAA
- the rpmC gene encoding 50S ribosomal protein L29 — protein MKATDVRAKTLDELGTELEGLKKEQFNLRFQKATGQLENTARVRQVRRDIARIQTIMREKRVATGA, from the coding sequence ATGAAGGCGACAGACGTTCGGGCAAAGACCCTGGACGAGCTCGGCACGGAACTCGAAGGCCTGAAGAAGGAGCAGTTCAACCTGCGCTTCCAGAAGGCGACCGGCCAGCTCGAGAACACGGCGCGGGTGCGCCAGGTGCGGCGCGACATCGCGCGCATTCAGACGATCATGCGCGAAAAGCGCGTGGCCACCGGCGCGTAA
- the rpsS gene encoding 30S ribosomal protein S19, giving the protein MARSVWKGPFVDGFLLKKADKVRESGRNEVIKIWSRRSTILPQFVGLTFGVYNGQKHVPVLVSEDMIGHKFGEFSPTRTYYGHGADKKAKRK; this is encoded by the coding sequence ATGGCACGTTCAGTTTGGAAGGGCCCGTTCGTCGACGGCTTTCTGCTCAAGAAGGCAGATAAGGTGCGCGAATCCGGCCGCAACGAAGTCATCAAGATCTGGAGCCGGCGCTCGACCATCCTGCCTCAGTTCGTGGGGCTGACCTTCGGCGTCTACAACGGCCAGAAGCACGTTCCGGTGTTGGTGTCGGAAGACATGATCGGTCACAAGTTCGGCGAGTTCTCGCCGACCCGGACCTATTATGGCCACGGCGCCGACAAGAAGGCGAAGAGGAAGTAA
- the rplO gene encoding 50S ribosomal protein L15 codes for MKLNDLRDNPGAVKERTRVGRGIGSGKGKTGGRGVKGQKSRSGVAIKGFEGGQMPLHRRLPKRGFTNIFAKSFSVVSLGRVQTAIDAGKLDAGQTVTAEALKAAGVIRRVKDGVRLLSDGELKTAVSFELAGASKAAVEAVEKAGGKVTIIGAQAE; via the coding sequence ATGAAACTCAACGATCTCCGGGACAACCCGGGTGCGGTCAAGGAGCGGACGCGCGTTGGTCGCGGCATCGGCTCCGGCAAGGGCAAGACTGGCGGACGTGGCGTCAAGGGCCAGAAGTCGCGCTCGGGCGTGGCCATTAAAGGCTTCGAGGGCGGCCAGATGCCGCTGCATCGCCGCCTGCCGAAGCGCGGCTTCACCAACATCTTCGCCAAGTCCTTCAGCGTCGTGTCGCTCGGTCGCGTCCAGACGGCCATCGATGCGGGCAAGCTGGACGCCGGTCAGACGGTGACGGCCGAGGCGCTCAAGGCGGCCGGCGTGATCCGCCGGGTCAAGGACGGCGTGCGCCTCCTGTCCGACGGCGAACTCAAGACCGCCGTGTCGTTCGAACTCGCCGGGGCCTCCAAAGCCGCCGTCGAGGCGGTCGAGAAGGCCGGCGGCAAGGTGACGATTATCGGAGCCCAGGCTGAATAA
- the rpmD gene encoding 50S ribosomal protein L30, which yields MANSEKTITVEQVGSPLRRPKDQRATLVGLGLNKMHRRSTLKDTPEVRGMIRKVQHLVRVVDGA from the coding sequence ATGGCGAACAGCGAAAAGACCATTACGGTCGAGCAGGTGGGTAGCCCGCTTCGGCGTCCGAAGGATCAGCGTGCCACGCTGGTCGGCCTCGGCCTGAACAAGATGCACCGCCGTTCGACGCTCAAGGATACCCCGGAAGTGCGCGGCATGATCCGGAAGGTTCAGCACCTCGTTCGCGTCGTCGACGGCGCGTAA
- the rplV gene encoding 50S ribosomal protein L22, with protein sequence MGKPKGGRALADNEAKAVARMLRVSPRKLNMVAATIRGKKVESAISDLTFSRKRIAGDVKKALMSAIANAENNHDLDVDNLVVAEAHVGKAFVIKRFQARARGRVGRIEKPFSNLTIVVREVEETA encoded by the coding sequence ATGGGCAAGCCGAAGGGCGGGCGTGCGCTCGCCGATAACGAGGCGAAGGCGGTCGCCCGGATGCTGCGGGTTTCTCCGCGCAAGCTGAACATGGTCGCGGCCACGATCCGCGGCAAGAAGGTCGAGAGCGCCATTTCCGATCTCACCTTCTCGCGCAAGCGTATCGCCGGCGACGTCAAGAAGGCGCTCATGTCGGCCATCGCCAACGCGGAGAACAACCACGATCTCGACGTCGACAATCTGGTCGTCGCCGAGGCGCATGTGGGCAAGGCGTTCGTGATCAAGCGGTTCCAGGCCCGCGCCCGTGGCCGGGTGGGTCGGATCGAGAAGCCGTTCTCGAACCTCACCATCGTTGTCCGGGAAGTCGAGGAGACCGCCTGA
- the rplB gene encoding 50S ribosomal protein L2, whose amino-acid sequence MALKTFNPTSPGRRQLVQVDRSALYKGKPVKTLTEGLSKTGGRNNHGRTTAPNRGGGHKRRYRLVDFKRTKADVPATVERIEYDPNRTAFIALVKYADGELSYILAPQRLGVGDTVVSGKSVDVKPGNAMPLASIPVGTIVHNVEMKPGKGGQIARSAGAYAQVVGRDQGYTTIRLQSGEQRRVLGTCMASIGAVSNPDHSNINHGKAGRSRWLGRRPNVRGVAMNPIDHPHGGGEGRTSGGRHPVTPWGKPTKGKRTRSNKATDKYIVRSRHQRKK is encoded by the coding sequence ATGGCACTCAAGACCTTTAATCCGACATCGCCCGGCCGCCGTCAGCTGGTTCAGGTCGACCGGTCCGCGCTCTACAAGGGCAAGCCGGTCAAGACGCTGACGGAAGGCCTGTCGAAGACGGGCGGGCGCAACAACCACGGCCGGACCACCGCGCCGAACCGCGGTGGCGGGCACAAGCGCCGCTACCGTCTGGTCGACTTCAAGCGCACCAAGGCCGACGTCCCGGCGACCGTCGAGCGGATCGAATACGATCCGAACCGCACGGCGTTCATCGCGCTGGTGAAGTATGCCGATGGCGAGCTGTCCTACATCCTGGCGCCGCAGCGCCTCGGCGTCGGTGACACCGTGGTGTCTGGCAAGTCGGTCGACGTGAAGCCGGGCAACGCGATGCCGCTGGCCTCCATTCCGGTCGGCACCATCGTCCACAATGTGGAGATGAAGCCGGGCAAGGGCGGTCAGATCGCGCGCTCCGCGGGCGCCTATGCCCAGGTGGTCGGTCGCGATCAGGGCTACACGACGATCCGCCTGCAGTCGGGCGAGCAGCGTCGCGTGCTCGGCACCTGCATGGCCTCGATCGGCGCGGTGTCGAACCCGGATCATTCGAACATCAACCACGGCAAGGCCGGTCGCAGCCGCTGGCTCGGGCGTCGTCCGAACGTGCGCGGTGTCGCGATGAACCCGATCGACCACCCGCATGGTGGCGGTGAGGGCCGGACCTCCGGCGGTCGTCATCCGGTGACCCCGTGGGGCAAGCCGACCAAGGGCAAGCGCACGCGTTCGAACAAGGCGACGGACAAGTACATCGTCCGCAGCCGGCATCAGCGCAAGAAGTAA